The DNA sequence AATCTCTCGATTTCTCTTGAGAGACTATCATTAATACTCTTAAGATCAGATATGCTGTTATTATCCTGTCTTTGTCTTTGAAATAGACCTGCAAATAATCCATTATTACTATTATTTCTATGTGTTAAGCTGTTTAATGATGCAGTTGCATTTGATAGTGCATCTTGAAGTCCAACTAATGCTTCATCTTTATAAAAAAGAAAATTATGTGTCTCTATTCTCTTATCTATCTGTGTATAAATTTTCTCAAGTAGATAAATATTAAGTAAAAAACTTTCACTATAACATGGTATGTAACGTTTTAAGATATAATCATAATTATCAAAAATTATTACCCTACTCTTATGTATCTTAACTAAAGAGTAAGAAGTATTTCCTTCTTTTACTGTGTAAGTAATATACTGGTCATAAATGCCCGGGTCTTTAACTAAATTGAAATCTAGATATTTAAATCCAATGGGCAATTCAGAATTTACTTCTTCTTCTAATTCTGTCAGTTCATCACGAGTTAGAACTAAAATATATCCTGCACCATTAAATCTATAACTAATTATAAGATTTAAAAGAGCATCTTTAAGCTCTCTTTTAAGTCTTGCTATCTCAGATTCACTAATATTATCTAAACTTTCAAGATGAATACCATTCTTCAGTGCATCCTCAGCAGGATTCTCTATATAGTTCCTAAAAACAAGCGAATATTTATATAATTCCAAAGGACAGATCTTATTTGATCGTTTCTTTAGTTCATCAAAATAATACAAATTTGTTCCTTTATTTTCAGTTTGCATATAGATTGTAGCAAAAATAATAGTTTTTGTCAAAATAAAAGAAACAAATACATATACGATAAAATATCTACATTTTTATGTATCTGTACTAATTGGGGGGGAACTTAAAAATGGTAAAAATCTTAAATTTATTTTTTATTTAATTAAAATTATTTCAATAATAATGCTAATAAAATACCTAAAGTAAGAGTTATGATAGTACCAAACATCCAATTATGGAGTTTAGATGTGTTTTTAAATTCTAATGTAGATTTCTCTATCTTATTGTCAAGGTCTCTAATATCAGATTTTAAAGTTGTCTCAACCCTTTGAATCTCAGATTGTAAGAGAGCTTCAACTTTTTCAAGCTTAAGGTTAAAGTTACTCTCAACGGTATCTATTTTTTTATCGAGTTCATTAAATTTAGTATCAATCTTGGTGTTAAGATTATTCTCAACGATGTCTATTTTTTTATCGAGTTCATTAAATTTAGTATCTATTTTGGTGTTAAGATTATTCTCAACGATGTCTATTTTTTTATCGAGTTCATTAAATTTAGTATCTATTTTGGTGTTAAGATTATTCTCAACGATGTCTATTTTTTTATCGAGTTCATTAAATTTAGTATCTATTTTGGTGTTAAGCTCATCCTTAACACTACTAATCCCATCTTCTAAGTGTTTCAATTTTATATCAAAGTTTTCTTTTAAGAATTCAATGTCTTTATAAGTCAGCTCATTACGATAATACCTATAAGACAGGTCAATAGCAATATCTCTCTTAATACCGGCTTTAGTAAGTTCAGCTATAACCATTTGCTGTGTAATAACTCGTTGAGCAAGTCCCATAAAAACACTCCTTATGTAATTATTATATAATATTTTAACTGTTATAGGAACCTTATTTTAGTAAAATGTGCTTTAAGAGTACGCATACTTAGAGTCAATAACATATATGATGCTGATAGGCTATCTAATGAATCATCATCACTCTTACCATCTCCTTTGTACTTATAAATATCAGATATAGCTGACTTACTTGAATAATCCATAATACTAAGTTTAGATGTTGCAAATGGCTCTATTAACGTAGCAATTCTAGTAAATTTATCACTTATAGGTTTAATTGGAGCAATTTTAAAATTATGACTCATACCCGCCCTAAGTTTAAGAAACATTTTAGTCACATTCCCATGCCCAGAAACGTTATCCCTATCTTCAACATATAGTTTGTGTACATTAAGATTTGTAAGTATAGTTTTAATTGTATTTAACATTTTAGGATCACC is a window from the Borrelia puertoricensis genome containing:
- a CDS encoding anti-CBASS protein Acb1 family protein, whose translation is MQTENKGTNLYYFDELKKRSNKICPLELYKYSLVFRNYIENPAEDALKNGIHLESLDNISESEIARLKRELKDALLNLIISYRFNGAGYILVLTRDELTELEEEVNSELPIGFKYLDFNLVKDPGIYDQYITYTVKEGNTSYSLVKIHKSRVIIFDNYDYILKRYIPCYSESFLLNIYLLEKIYTQIDKRIETHNFLFYKDEALVGLQDALSNATASLNSLTHRNNSNNGLFAGLFQRQRQDNNSISDLKSINDSLSREIERLKSSLNNEGIFYTSTTDASLEVIKYDLTYLKEALALVKAKIGADTKEPLTRSFNEQTKGLGNDGKGDRSNYYDFLKGIQEAVEIAVNIKLSRYFGLEMKFNSLVMLSEEERVDRDLKLIEFFGKYSELINKSVLSKDEISTLKEKLFSI
- the bdr gene encoding Bdr family repetitive protein, which codes for MGLAQRVITQQMVIAELTKAGIKRDIAIDLSYRYYRNELTYKDIEFLKENFDIKLKHLEDGISSVKDELNTKIDTKFNELDKKIDIVENNLNTKIDTKFNELDKKIDIVENNLNTKIDTKFNELDKKIDIVENNLNTKIDTKFNELDKKIDTVESNFNLKLEKVEALLQSEIQRVETTLKSDIRDLDNKIEKSTLEFKNTSKLHNWMFGTIITLTLGILLALLLK